A DNA window from Paenibacillus sp. HWE-109 contains the following coding sequences:
- a CDS encoding fibronectin type III domain-containing protein, whose product MADGGDYKVELDRWGIKNNGTEALNTSKGINDALKFASDQGYTEAILPKGLYLIDENTPIEPQSYMTLNLNGSTLKIQSNGLVGYAIIMFQRNQQFSRVTNGIIQGDKDTHDYTTIKSTHEGGHGIYVDNTPVIGSNIRFLTLDNLEILNCTGDGISLGSLYGQIAGYTFDGKFESGRISLTDGSLQPDNNRIRSSVKIDLSQANILKWGYFGLYGDSYGGLGAGITSDLYDVIFYNKDDTFYSAKANVQFYDEVEVPKGPSYAKIVIHQGAVPAAGQTSITLKVVEFAKNVYIEKCHIHDCRRLGISVNGAKYVYIRGNEIDHIQGTAPQGAIDIEDMYDFNQYIYIENNNLHDNKSYNIIAVAGRHINITNNAINGGTLAINISADKVIMEGNDLRDVGAQLAGQINFSNNHLYGTKLVLSAGDRDILINGCLFHNSVLNINRDKAYSVGINNCKFSNDKDFFSSYAGLGATLSFSIEPQTFSDCVIEGSGVMGSALTWVANETKNGWILNNITFTNTKHDQNIITCLPPGRYSGCRFSNPGPLSIVSNPQAEYVFDGCGFDWDTYTLFTTTSGKKVAMLQVSNSTFAGKQNPAFNLADIGGEMIVAQNIFNYTTATANGAMIDFAWETFISERIILDGNRFKSDVAMKAINAGDSRASQTPIIFKNNVVQTAVVNIVENPKHLQFNNVINGILDSKDDSFNGTIDDIIPPLAVTNLKVGNVTSSAITVTWIHSISSDTAKYEVAYSADGTNYTIASDSVVGTSYNLTGLNASRLYVIRITAIDISNNRSIDNPTVQVLTSAASNAPSPVTNLKVGTLTSVSINVSWIPSASANVIMTEIAYSSDGTNYAVAGLIDKAVSSYTISGLIAGKTYTVRAVSLDVSINRSIAATISATTASLGTPDTIAPVVKAYPESMTFALNQTVFVNLIANKAATIYYTLNGATPTIVSSVYLSPIPLTATTTLKYFAMDTSLNASIVKTSTYSKMTFAIPNSTTLTSGLLHSYDFSQDTGSTQTDLAGAMPLVLNGYNTDGTEGRQGAGLKSTGTGYANNPDITNLGISIGSSFTVVVMGAINVGTFSTNMFSSNKNNASIEIGTPPASIVGRFVIGTYNVGALHVHPQVVVADSTNGNTVIVRDDAATADSSIVNGKVYVIQLTYDATSKQVSLFLNGSLNKMKVVNNHLKFDGLTLSNSNTTVCALLLYNRILTSAELVQVSKELLT is encoded by the coding sequence ATGGCAGATGGCGGTGATTACAAAGTTGAGTTGGATCGTTGGGGGATAAAGAATAATGGGACAGAAGCATTAAACACTAGCAAGGGGATCAACGATGCGTTGAAGTTTGCTTCTGATCAAGGTTACACAGAGGCCATACTTCCAAAAGGCTTATATCTGATTGATGAGAATACGCCTATTGAGCCTCAAAGTTACATGACATTAAACTTAAATGGATCTACACTAAAAATCCAGAGCAATGGTTTAGTGGGTTATGCCATCATCATGTTTCAACGAAATCAACAATTCTCAAGAGTTACAAATGGCATCATTCAAGGTGATAAGGATACTCATGATTACACGACCATTAAAAGTACCCATGAAGGCGGACATGGGATTTACGTAGATAATACCCCTGTAATTGGTTCTAATATTAGGTTCCTTACGCTTGATAACCTTGAAATTCTGAATTGCACAGGTGATGGGATCTCGCTTGGAAGTTTATACGGACAGATTGCTGGCTATACCTTTGATGGGAAATTTGAAAGTGGCAGAATCAGCCTCACAGATGGATCCTTGCAACCGGATAATAATCGAATTCGATCTTCGGTCAAAATCGACTTAAGTCAAGCGAATATCCTCAAGTGGGGTTACTTTGGACTCTATGGCGATAGTTACGGGGGACTTGGAGCAGGAATAACCTCTGACTTGTACGATGTCATTTTTTATAACAAAGATGATACATTTTATTCAGCCAAAGCGAACGTGCAATTTTATGATGAGGTTGAAGTCCCTAAAGGGCCAAGCTATGCGAAAATTGTTATTCATCAAGGTGCGGTACCAGCTGCAGGACAGACATCCATCACGCTGAAAGTGGTTGAGTTTGCCAAGAATGTATACATCGAAAAATGCCATATACATGATTGCAGAAGGTTAGGTATCTCAGTCAACGGAGCAAAGTATGTGTATATTAGAGGCAATGAGATTGACCATATTCAAGGAACTGCTCCGCAAGGGGCTATAGATATTGAGGATATGTATGATTTTAATCAATACATCTATATAGAGAATAACAACCTGCACGATAATAAATCTTATAATATCATTGCTGTCGCAGGTAGACATATTAATATAACGAACAACGCGATTAATGGGGGTACACTTGCAATTAATATTAGTGCGGATAAGGTGATTATGGAAGGCAATGATTTAAGAGATGTAGGTGCCCAGCTTGCCGGACAAATTAATTTCTCCAATAATCATCTCTATGGCACTAAACTCGTACTTAGTGCAGGAGATCGAGATATACTTATAAATGGATGTCTATTTCATAATAGTGTGCTCAACATAAATAGAGATAAGGCCTATAGTGTCGGCATTAATAATTGTAAGTTTAGCAATGACAAAGATTTCTTCAGCTCTTATGCAGGTTTAGGCGCTACGCTTAGTTTCTCTATCGAACCTCAAACCTTCTCTGATTGTGTGATTGAAGGCAGCGGCGTTATGGGCAGCGCTTTAACGTGGGTGGCTAATGAAACGAAGAATGGATGGATACTGAACAATATTACTTTTACCAACACCAAACATGATCAGAATATTATAACATGCTTGCCGCCAGGCAGGTATTCAGGTTGCAGGTTCTCTAATCCTGGTCCATTATCCATCGTTAGTAATCCTCAAGCAGAATATGTATTTGATGGATGCGGGTTTGATTGGGATACGTATACGTTATTTACAACCACTTCGGGTAAAAAAGTTGCCATGCTTCAGGTAAGCAACAGTACTTTTGCTGGCAAACAAAATCCTGCTTTTAATCTTGCGGATATAGGCGGGGAGATGATAGTTGCCCAGAATATTTTTAACTATACGACGGCTACTGCCAATGGAGCTATGATCGATTTTGCATGGGAGACCTTCATTAGTGAACGTATAATTCTTGATGGAAATAGATTCAAATCGGACGTTGCCATGAAAGCGATTAACGCAGGGGATTCCCGTGCTTCACAGACACCAATCATTTTTAAGAATAACGTGGTTCAGACGGCTGTAGTCAATATCGTAGAAAATCCTAAACACCTGCAGTTCAACAACGTCATTAATGGCATTCTCGATAGTAAAGATGACAGCTTCAATGGAACCATAGATGATATCATTCCGCCACTCGCGGTAACCAATCTCAAAGTCGGGAATGTAACTTCTAGCGCGATAACAGTAACTTGGATCCACTCAATCTCTTCCGATACGGCTAAATATGAAGTAGCTTACAGTGCGGATGGAACGAATTATACCATTGCTAGTGACTCTGTAGTTGGGACTTCATATAATTTAACAGGACTTAACGCCAGCAGGCTGTATGTGATCCGAATTACGGCCATTGACATCTCTAATAATCGTTCAATTGATAACCCAACCGTACAAGTCCTCACCTCTGCTGCCTCTAATGCCCCCAGCCCTGTAACCAATTTAAAAGTAGGGACACTCACATCTGTTTCCATTAATGTATCATGGATTCCATCGGCATCCGCGAATGTGATTATGACTGAGATTGCTTATTCTTCCGATGGCACGAATTATGCGGTAGCCGGCCTTATTGATAAGGCAGTTAGCTCGTATACCATTTCAGGTTTAATAGCCGGAAAAACATATACAGTTCGGGCGGTAAGCCTTGATGTATCTATTAATAGGTCCATTGCAGCCACAATCTCAGCTACGACAGCTAGCCTGGGTACTCCGGATACGATTGCTCCGGTTGTCAAAGCATATCCGGAGAGCATGACGTTTGCCTTAAACCAGACCGTATTCGTGAATTTAATTGCGAATAAAGCAGCGACAATCTACTATACATTGAATGGAGCTACCCCGACTATTGTAAGCTCTGTCTATCTCTCTCCGATTCCCCTTACTGCTACAACTACGTTAAAATACTTTGCCATGGACACATCACTAAATGCATCCATTGTAAAGACCTCAACCTATAGCAAGATGACATTCGCAATTCCGAATAGTACAACATTAACTAGTGGCCTGCTTCATAGCTATGACTTTAGTCAAGATACAGGTTCTACTCAAACAGACTTGGCAGGCGCTATGCCTTTGGTTCTTAACGGATACAATACAGATGGAACCGAAGGCAGGCAAGGTGCAGGTTTAAAATCCACGGGCACAGGCTATGCCAATAATCCCGATATAACGAACCTGGGAATAAGTATAGGCAGCTCCTTCACAGTCGTGGTGATGGGTGCAATTAATGTAGGCACGTTCTCAACTAATATGTTTAGCAGCAATAAGAATAACGCATCGATCGAGATAGGGACACCTCCAGCCAGCATTGTGGGAAGATTCGTAATAGGCACTTATAACGTTGGGGCTTTGCATGTCCATCCTCAGGTGGTGGTTGCAGACAGTACTAATGGCAATACAGTCATTGTCAGAGATGATGCCGCAACTGCTGATTCATCTATTGTGAATGGGAAGGTGTATGTGATCCAGTTAACCTATGATGCCACTAGCAAACAAGTTTCCTTGTTTCTGAATGGTTCGCTTAACAAGATGAAGGTGGTAAATAACCATCTTAAATTTGATGGCCTAACGCTCAGTAACAGCAATACAACGGTTTGTGCACTGCTCCTATATAACCGAATACTGACAAGTGCAGAATTAGTGCAAGTGAGCAAGGAGTTGTTAACTTGA
- a CDS encoding acyltransferase produces MATEPINKSRFPELDFIRAIAVIAVIVIHVTSITLTKTDPDQFTRLSSVLINQLSRFCVPAFLFVSGILAYHSFQRRSTYSGLIVSKLKALIVPYIVWTTIGLLFFLSFSINYKGIIMIFLTGSGPFYQLYYIPLLFQLFVILPLIMRIELNKQMVVLIFLMTCFLLAGYQVLLLSESSHASGVIGYLNTLLQSAFFSWFIYFYLGLFAAKYYANFLEFVKSKSFVFFVTLYVICTILLIADAYYSTIIHKQSDLMGYFRVTVLFYSLATILVLIKLGMIIQSRLLENIYRNSFGIYLIHVAVLKLIYLVSSHMFANPAAIVASIVLTMLISYGMIEVIQRSPLSWLLLGQKSINARRRTNIESTDHKLVR; encoded by the coding sequence GTGGCGACAGAACCAATCAATAAAAGCAGATTTCCGGAATTAGACTTTATCAGAGCCATAGCAGTAATAGCCGTCATTGTCATTCATGTCACTAGTATTACACTAACAAAGACGGATCCAGATCAATTCACGCGACTATCAAGCGTACTCATCAATCAATTAAGCCGGTTTTGTGTGCCGGCATTTTTGTTCGTTTCCGGCATTCTTGCGTATCACAGCTTCCAAAGAAGGAGCACCTATTCAGGGCTTATCGTTAGCAAACTAAAAGCGCTGATTGTACCCTATATTGTTTGGACTACAATAGGGTTGCTTTTTTTTCTATCATTTTCAATTAATTATAAGGGAATCATCATGATCTTCCTGACAGGAAGCGGCCCCTTCTATCAGCTGTACTACATACCTTTATTGTTTCAACTGTTTGTTATTTTGCCTCTCATCATGAGAATAGAGTTAAATAAGCAGATGGTTGTACTCATATTCCTCATGACTTGTTTTCTGCTGGCTGGATATCAGGTCCTGTTGCTGAGTGAGTCAAGCCATGCAAGCGGTGTGATTGGTTATCTAAATACCCTGTTACAGTCGGCTTTTTTTAGTTGGTTTATTTATTTCTATTTAGGCTTGTTTGCAGCGAAATATTATGCTAATTTTCTTGAGTTTGTAAAATCGAAATCATTCGTATTTTTTGTAACTCTCTACGTCATATGTACCATCCTGCTTATAGCTGATGCGTATTATAGTACAATTATTCACAAGCAATCTGATTTAATGGGATACTTTAGAGTAACCGTTCTGTTCTATTCCTTAGCGACGATTCTTGTATTGATTAAATTAGGAATGATCATTCAATCACGTTTGTTGGAGAATATATATCGAAACTCTTTTGGTATTTATCTCATTCATGTAGCTGTTCTCAAACTCATCTATCTAGTCTCCAGCCATATGTTCGCTAATCCTGCAGCTATTGTTGCGAGCATTGTTTTAACTATGCTTATATCTTATGGGATGATTGAGGTCATACAAAGATCGCCTCTTTCTTGGTTATTGCTTGGGCAGAAAAGTATAAATGCAAGGAGAAGAACAAATATAGAGTCTACAGATCATAAATTAGTGCGCTAG
- a CDS encoding lipopolysaccharide biosynthesis protein — protein MRVKKASINVVVNLLTFLLGLVPSFILRKVFLDTLGNELLGLTSLYTNIIGLLSIVELGIGSAIIYSLYKPFAEGDYVKVKGYLNYYAKLYKFVGFIILGLGLIMTFFLHLFVKDQVNLVDAQLYFLLFLVYTLTSYFFSYKLCILNVAQDGYKISIATTLSKLLISILQFMMLKFLPDLYVYLWIQIIINFLFYLFMNLYIGKKYPWIRKTRGHITTEERTSLIKNVKALFLHKIGGILVLGTDNLVISSFINLTVVGVFNSYSMIVGAAQGLISTSLSGVAASVGNLLVDGSKDVIYKIHKKLFFLSFWIVSFATISLINTIQQFVRLWLGDNQRLDNLTIVLLLINFYFFLMRGSVERFKEGGGIYHQDRFAPLVEASINLIASIIFIQLIGLPGVLLGTLLSNVTVIFWIKPKMVYKYIFEKKLREYFKMYVKFLVIGLIPLLITYLLTSQLKHINSVYALAANCMVHIIVINLIYYILFRKNEEFIYFKGLLLALLGKMKFKWGTLRLKKDM, from the coding sequence ATGAGAGTCAAGAAGGCAAGTATCAATGTAGTTGTTAATTTATTGACCTTTCTATTAGGTCTAGTCCCTTCATTTATTCTAAGAAAAGTATTTCTGGATACATTGGGGAATGAACTGTTGGGGTTAACCTCTTTATACACGAACATAATCGGACTCCTGTCTATTGTGGAATTGGGCATAGGCAGCGCCATTATTTACTCCTTATATAAGCCGTTTGCTGAGGGCGATTATGTAAAGGTTAAAGGCTATTTAAATTACTATGCGAAGCTTTATAAGTTTGTCGGTTTTATTATTCTGGGATTAGGCCTAATCATGACTTTCTTTTTACATCTCTTTGTAAAAGATCAGGTCAACCTCGTCGATGCACAGCTATATTTTCTCTTGTTTTTGGTCTACACACTGACCAGCTACTTTTTCTCTTATAAGTTATGCATTTTAAATGTAGCGCAAGATGGATATAAGATATCTATTGCGACTACGTTGAGCAAATTACTTATTTCTATCCTTCAATTTATGATGTTAAAATTTCTTCCTGACTTATATGTCTATTTGTGGATTCAAATTATTATCAATTTTTTGTTTTACTTGTTTATGAACCTATACATAGGCAAAAAGTATCCATGGATAAGGAAAACACGGGGGCATATTACGACAGAGGAACGAACCTCTTTGATCAAAAACGTGAAAGCCCTGTTTTTACATAAGATAGGCGGCATTCTAGTTCTGGGAACAGACAACCTGGTGATTTCGTCTTTCATTAACTTAACGGTTGTTGGGGTGTTCAATAGCTACAGTATGATCGTAGGTGCCGCGCAGGGGCTTATTTCTACTTCCTTATCCGGAGTTGCAGCGAGTGTAGGAAACCTATTGGTGGATGGAAGCAAGGATGTCATTTACAAAATCCATAAAAAACTGTTCTTTTTAAGTTTTTGGATTGTCTCCTTTGCAACAATTTCTTTGATTAACACAATCCAGCAATTCGTCAGACTATGGTTGGGAGACAATCAAAGATTAGATAATTTAACAATTGTATTATTGTTGATCAACTTCTATTTTTTCCTGATGCGTGGATCTGTCGAGCGGTTTAAAGAAGGCGGAGGGATCTATCATCAAGATCGATTCGCGCCGTTGGTTGAGGCGTCCATTAATTTAATTGCTTCCATCATCTTTATTCAATTAATCGGGTTGCCAGGTGTACTGCTAGGTACCTTATTAAGCAATGTGACGGTCATATTCTGGATCAAACCCAAAATGGTGTATAAGTACATTTTCGAGAAGAAACTAAGGGAGTATTTCAAAATGTATGTGAAGTTTTTGGTTATTGGTCTTATTCCATTACTCATTACGTATTTGCTCACTTCTCAGTTAAAGCACATAAACAGTGTTTATGCACTTGCCGCGAACTGTATGGTTCATATCATTGTGATAAATCTTATTTATTACATCCTATTTAGAAAAAATGAAGAGTTCATCTATTTTAAGGGACTGCTTCTGGCTTTACTGGGGAAAATGAAGTTCAAATGGGGAACCCTGCGATTAAAAAAGGATATGTAA
- a CDS encoding glycosyltransferase, whose protein sequence is MKTILFVIDSLHSGGAEKSLLSLLTLFDYENYKVDLLLFSQKGLYLPLLPKEVNVLEVPPFLQRQSGGIKSLITARRFKDLYLSVRRSISLRLPAQTKRLHSAQISWEWLSKGIEPLDGHYDVAIAYSQGTPTYFVTEKVKADKKMCWVNTDYKMAPYNNEFDTKFYGQFDHVVAVSDYNKDVFTEEMPIAKEKTSVVYDIVSPGLIVSMSEQEGGFQDDFDGVRVLTIGRLVEAKGYDLALEACSKLIQEGFKLRWYVIGEGQLKEKLVKTIQSLHLEEYFIFLGTFQNPYTFIKQCDLYVQPSRFEGFGLAIAEAKILQKPVIATNFTVVHNQLTDGENGLIVDMNANALYTGIKKLLSEQSLKDKIRSRLAKEELGTEREIEKVYAMIESYSKTVS, encoded by the coding sequence ATGAAAACGATATTATTCGTTATTGATTCCTTACATAGCGGCGGCGCAGAAAAAAGTTTGCTTTCCTTGCTTACATTATTTGATTACGAGAATTACAAAGTGGATTTGCTTCTGTTTTCACAGAAGGGACTCTATCTTCCTTTGCTTCCCAAAGAAGTTAATGTGCTGGAAGTGCCGCCGTTTCTCCAAAGACAGTCTGGTGGAATCAAGAGCTTAATTACCGCCAGAAGATTTAAGGACCTATATCTAAGCGTCAGAAGGTCAATATCGTTAAGACTTCCGGCTCAAACCAAGAGGCTGCACAGTGCTCAGATCAGTTGGGAATGGTTATCCAAAGGGATAGAACCTTTAGATGGCCATTACGATGTTGCTATTGCGTACAGTCAAGGTACACCGACCTATTTTGTTACGGAGAAAGTGAAGGCTGACAAAAAAATGTGTTGGGTGAATACGGATTATAAAATGGCTCCTTATAACAATGAATTTGATACAAAATTCTATGGACAATTCGATCACGTCGTCGCTGTCTCTGACTATAACAAAGACGTATTCACGGAAGAAATGCCCATAGCCAAAGAAAAAACGAGCGTCGTTTATGATATCGTCTCCCCAGGTCTCATTGTTTCTATGTCGGAGCAAGAGGGTGGGTTTCAAGATGATTTTGACGGAGTGAGGGTACTAACGATAGGCAGGTTAGTTGAGGCCAAGGGTTACGATCTAGCCTTAGAAGCTTGCAGCAAACTGATTCAAGAAGGATTTAAGCTTCGGTGGTATGTGATCGGGGAGGGGCAGTTGAAGGAGAAGTTAGTGAAGACGATACAATCGCTTCACCTGGAAGAGTATTTCATTTTCCTTGGCACCTTTCAGAATCCCTATACCTTTATCAAACAATGTGATCTCTATGTGCAGCCTTCCAGATTTGAGGGGTTTGGTTTAGCCATAGCAGAAGCGAAAATTTTGCAAAAGCCTGTCATTGCCACCAATTTCACCGTCGTTCACAATCAATTAACCGATGGCGAAAATGGTTTGATTGTTGACATGAATGCAAATGCGTTATACACGGGAATTAAGAAGTTGCTGTCTGAACAATCCTTAAAGGATAAAATACGCAGCCGTTTAGCCAAAGAGGAGCTTGGAACAGAACGGGAAATTGAGAAAGTATATGCAATGATTGAGTCCTACTCAAAGACGGTGAGCTAA
- a CDS encoding polysaccharide pyruvyl transferase family protein gives MKVCTITCHDVYNHGASLQAYGLMRYLKTCGHDVEIIDYKPDYLSNHYNMWSINHPKWEKNAVTKLLYLTLKIPTRIRERAKKRAFDRFTAKYLPITNVRYRTNEELKQDMPDADVYLCGSDQIWNCLHKNGKDPAFYLDFVPDKKVKAAYAASFATDSISDEYQPVVKKRVERLDAVGVREKSAVDILSRLNITKANHVVDPVFLLDSTDWDQIGNQSYQEKYILIYDFDSSALIKKIAMDVAKEKGYKIYTLHSGKLRYADKYFTLDGPETFVSLVRNAQFIISNSFHAAVFSILYERSFVIVNRNEAINTRMRDLLDDLELKDRLVTEDYSLKEIVKKMEFQRSKKLLQDKIDFSKKYLQDVLSIQK, from the coding sequence ATGAAGGTATGTACGATAACTTGTCATGATGTATATAATCATGGTGCATCTTTACAAGCTTACGGATTAATGAGATATCTCAAAACATGCGGACATGATGTAGAAATTATTGATTACAAGCCGGATTATCTAAGCAATCACTATAATATGTGGAGTATTAATCATCCTAAGTGGGAAAAGAATGCAGTAACCAAATTGTTGTATTTAACGCTCAAAATACCGACGAGAATTCGTGAACGTGCCAAGAAACGGGCGTTTGATAGATTCACGGCCAAGTATTTGCCCATAACGAATGTTAGGTATCGAACCAATGAAGAATTAAAGCAGGATATGCCAGATGCGGATGTTTACTTGTGTGGCAGTGATCAAATATGGAATTGCTTGCACAAGAATGGCAAGGATCCGGCGTTTTATTTGGATTTTGTTCCAGATAAAAAAGTAAAAGCAGCCTATGCGGCAAGTTTTGCCACAGACAGCATCTCTGACGAGTATCAGCCCGTGGTGAAGAAACGCGTAGAACGGTTAGATGCTGTAGGCGTAAGAGAGAAAAGTGCTGTGGATATCCTAAGCAGATTAAATATAACAAAAGCCAATCATGTTGTAGATCCGGTTTTCTTATTAGACTCAACAGATTGGGACCAAATTGGAAATCAAAGCTATCAAGAAAAATATATTCTAATCTATGATTTTGACAGCAGTGCATTGATCAAGAAGATAGCGATGGATGTTGCCAAGGAGAAAGGCTATAAGATCTATACGCTGCATTCAGGCAAGTTGAGGTATGCAGACAAATACTTTACATTGGACGGTCCTGAAACTTTCGTATCACTTGTGAGAAATGCTCAGTTTATTATATCGAACTCTTTCCATGCCGCTGTTTTTTCTATCCTGTATGAAAGATCGTTCGTTATTGTGAACAGGAACGAAGCTATTAACACAAGAATGAGAGATCTGTTAGATGATTTAGAGCTCAAGGATCGTTTAGTAACTGAAGATTATAGCCTGAAAGAAATCGTGAAGAAGATGGAATTTCAGCGAAGTAAGAAGCTTTTACAAGATAAAATCGACTTCTCTAAGAAATACTTGCAGGATGTACTTTCCATTCAGAAATAG
- a CDS encoding glycosyltransferase — MPKILITVFDMEIGGIERSLINMLESFDYENYEVDLFICQHAGDFLSLIPEQVHVLPEQAPYTVFRKSMRSCLKEGHFSAFLIRLASKLMAGWKAKRRKLKEGSGYIQMQLVLKFTSYVLPKIDQEYDLAISYAWPHDIVANNVKAAKKMAWIHTDYSELEIDNEIDLALWNKFDAIASISDACTEAFLKTYPSLQSKIMLIENITSPKFIKQMAEEPHQINGGLEETFSIVSVGRLSYVKGFDMAVQALRLLHDKGLTAIKWYIVGYGGYENQLKSIIAENKLENHFILAGKQMNPYPYMKHCDLYVQPSRYEGKAVTVTEAKILGKPVMITNYPTASSQIEDGEEGLICELSVEGIAEGIERLYKDVVLRDRLASHCAKTDYSNTDELNKIYHTVGHSEPNFVMKEVTV; from the coding sequence ATGCCTAAAATCTTGATTACGGTCTTTGACATGGAAATTGGCGGTATAGAACGAAGCTTAATTAACATGCTGGAGAGCTTTGATTACGAGAATTATGAGGTGGATCTGTTTATCTGCCAGCATGCCGGTGACTTTCTCAGCTTAATACCCGAGCAAGTTCATGTGCTGCCTGAGCAAGCCCCATACACGGTTTTTCGTAAATCAATGCGCAGTTGTCTCAAAGAGGGGCATTTCTCAGCTTTCCTGATCCGACTAGCGAGCAAACTGATGGCAGGTTGGAAGGCGAAACGCCGAAAACTGAAAGAGGGCTCAGGCTACATTCAAATGCAGCTTGTGCTTAAGTTCACGTCTTATGTGCTGCCAAAGATAGACCAAGAATATGATTTAGCCATCAGTTACGCCTGGCCTCATGATATTGTTGCGAATAACGTAAAGGCAGCGAAGAAAATGGCTTGGATCCATACGGATTACAGCGAATTGGAAATAGACAATGAGATAGACCTTGCGCTCTGGAACAAATTCGATGCGATTGCCTCGATCTCAGACGCCTGCACGGAGGCATTTCTCAAGACTTACCCTTCGCTGCAATCGAAGATTATGCTAATCGAGAATATAACATCGCCTAAGTTTATTAAGCAAATGGCAGAAGAACCGCACCAAATCAATGGAGGTTTGGAAGAAACATTTTCCATCGTCTCTGTCGGGCGTTTGTCGTATGTAAAGGGATTCGATATGGCTGTTCAAGCATTGAGGCTGCTGCACGATAAGGGACTCACGGCTATCAAATGGTATATCGTTGGGTATGGCGGGTATGAGAACCAGCTTAAATCAATCATTGCCGAGAACAAGCTGGAGAACCACTTTATCCTCGCAGGCAAGCAAATGAACCCTTACCCTTATATGAAGCACTGTGATTTATACGTTCAGCCCTCCCGATATGAAGGCAAGGCTGTAACCGTTACGGAAGCCAAGATATTGGGCAAACCTGTCATGATAACGAATTATCCAACAGCCAGCAGTCAGATTGAGGATGGGGAGGAAGGCCTTATTTGTGAGTTAAGTGTAGAGGGTATCGCGGAAGGAATTGAGCGGTTGTATAAGGATGTCGTTCTAAGAGACAGGTTGGCAAGCCATTGCGCCAAGACAGATTACAGCAACACCGATGAGCTTAATAAAATTTATCACACAGTGGGGCATTCAGAACCGAATTTTGTAATGAAAGAAGTGACGGTATGA
- a CDS encoding acyltransferase — protein MISILRKIMTTLIAESRGRGLYYTILMNLSHLIGILRAGCNKLIYFKNIKSSIFSLQANSRIEAFSKHASIHIGKFVFIRKNASIRVDHFGELRIAEKVFINDNCNINCVYKITIGKHTKIAPNVSINDHDHNYKSSTGDHLIKGEIRIGENVWVGSNVVILRDTIIGDNAVIAAGSVVKGNVPANTLYLNKREKSYIQYA, from the coding sequence ATGATAAGTATTCTACGGAAAATAATGACCACACTGATTGCGGAAAGCCGCGGCAGAGGCTTGTATTACACCATCCTGATGAATCTATCCCATCTGATTGGCATTCTGAGAGCTGGATGTAATAAGCTTATTTATTTCAAAAATATTAAATCGTCCATCTTCTCACTCCAAGCGAATAGTAGAATTGAAGCCTTCAGCAAGCATGCCAGCATTCACATCGGGAAGTTCGTGTTTATACGCAAGAATGCCAGTATTCGTGTAGATCACTTTGGGGAGCTTCGCATTGCAGAAAAGGTTTTCATTAACGATAACTGCAACATTAATTGTGTGTATAAGATCACTATTGGCAAGCATACCAAGATTGCGCCTAATGTTAGTATCAATGATCATGATCACAACTATAAAAGCAGCACGGGTGATCACTTGATCAAAGGAGAAATTAGAATTGGAGAAAATGTCTGGGTGGGCTCCAATGTGGTTATTCTTAGGGATACAATCATTGGCGATAATGCCGTAATCGCAGCAGGCAGCGTTGTGAAAGGGAATGTGCCAGCCAATACGCTGTATCTAAATAAAAGAGAAAAGAGTTATATCCAATATGCCTAA